The following is a genomic window from Takifugu rubripes chromosome 13, fTakRub1.2, whole genome shotgun sequence.
CAGTGCTAAATTCACCAAGGTACCGCTCGACTCTTCAGAAGATGAGGATAAATGAGGATCAGGTGGCCAAAGTGGTGATGAACCGTATTTACTGTGCTGCCTTTCAcccctcctgcagcagcctgttCATGGCCGCTGGGGATACCATTGGGAACGTTGGTCTATGGGGTCTGGTGTGTTTGCTTTTATAGAAAGGTGAATTATTGTACCTTGTGAATGACAttgacctttgccctcaccATCTGCTTTTCTGCAGAACAGCACCTGGGGTGATGATGGCGTGCTGCTATTTAAGCCCCATGCACGGTGTGTGAGCTGCATGGCGTTCTCCAGGACGTGTCCCGTCCAGTTGCTGAGCGGCAGCTATGATGGCTCTTTACGCTGCATGGACGTAGAGAAAGCTATATTTGACGATGTGAGCTGCCCTTTGTCTTTACATTCCTGTACATTAGTGAGTATGTGGATGAATCACAAATGAATAACATTACTTAATGTAAAGCTTTCAATTTGTCACGCTCCCCATTTCTATAGGTGTATGACTTTGACGATGGCCTAAAATCTTTTGACTTCATGTCTCATGACTGCTCGACTCTTGTTGTTGGAAATTTCTATGGTAGCATTGCCATTGTTGACAGGCGAGCCCCAGGGTGAGAGGCTGCATTTTAGTTGGAACTCTTTTTGAGCTTTTATTGAACCATTACTGTACCTGAGCGGTGCTCTCTTGGAACTTCATGGGGAAAATTTTGTGAACACAGGaactctcaccagtctctccaCTCACTCAACAGTATGGTTCTGCGTTGCATTCATGTGCACCCTGTAGCCAGGCAGTATCTCCTTGTGGCGGAAAACAAGTAAGTCAGACTATTTCGGGAATACACTTTCTCAAAGCTCACACATCCTGTCAGCTTGATTTCTTGGTGGTGACTGATTCGCTCTTTCCTGTAGGACAGTAAAGATTTATGACAACAGATACCTGAAGTCCAAAAGCAAGGCCGTCTCTGAGCTGTACGGACATAGTTTAAGTATAACCAGTGCCTATTTCTCCCCAAGCACAGGGAACCGAGTTCTCACTTCCTGCAGTGATGACCGCATCAGGTGAGCTGGGCAGTCTGTTGATCTGTTTTAGCCACGGTCCCTTTTCAGTCCCAGCTCCACATGCTTGTCCTTCTCTGACAGGATCTTTGACACATCTGAAAGTGCTGCCACACCTCCCCTGCTGACATCCATCAGGTAGGTCACTCACCTGTTTCACTGATTTATGTTTCTGCTGCATCTTTTACAGTGAGACAACCCTTTATTTTCAGACACAACATGCACACCGGCCGCTGGTTGAGCAAAATATCTGCCGTGTGGGACCCAAAGCAGGATGACTGTTTTGTGGCTGGGAGCATGCTGAGGCCCCGCAGGTTGCAAGTGTTCCATGAGAGTGGTCGGGAACAGCACACATTCACAGACCAAGACAACTTCAACACAGTGTTGCCTGTCACCGTGTTCCATCCCACGAGGAACGCGCTACTGGGTGGTAATGCTTCTGGGCGCTTGCACGTGTTCACTGACTAAGGCTTGTGGCTGCTTTCAGTTGCATGGGACCAAAAATGATGATCTGATCCGTGTACATGTTTTTGGCTAAAAGGTTTTCCTTTCCTTGATCACCTTTGTGTCTCAAATGCTTTCACAGCTGAGTTGATGTTATGTGCTCATTAGCATGattatttttatattcatgCATCTGTTTTGCAAAGTCAGTACTGTTAGTTTTGCCTTGAAACAATGATTCTGTCCTCACATGCAATATAATTGTTGGTTCCGATTTTTGCACTCACTTATGCGGTGCATTTTGATCCACTATTAATACAAAATAAGCATATGGACAACCTCCCAAGTGGTTGGTAAAGTGTTTGTGATGCTATTGGATTACAGAAGCCCAGTTCATTTCATGTTTGCTTGTGTTTCTTGGACCAAATACAATAAATATGCATATTTTATTCCAAATAAAGCATTTGAAttttaacagcagcagcagcaatataATTCTAACCAGAAGGTGTCAGCATTGTCTTTTATGAGGAACTGTGCAGAAATCAGTCAGTTAGATTGACCTGCCAGATGTCAAGAATATGTTTATTCATAAATACTTTACCTTTGCCTAAAGTCAGGGATGACACATGTTTGGAGGTAACAAAGGCTCAATTATCGAGTTGAATTAAAGTTTTGTGTGACTGTGGGTCCTTCAGTCTGAGAATCATTGTCCTCACAGTTTCCCTAACCCTGATTACCACAAGGCATGCTGGCTGAATCTTACCTAATTACTTTcactgttttttaaattaataaagaCGTCATGGTAACACAGTGTTAACTGAAAAATGGTGAGAAAATATGAGGCAACCCATGGAATCAAGTTTGCTTTCCTCATCACGACTCTGGGTTGCTGGTGAATTTAAGACATGTCACAAACACTACTTTTTAGTCAATCATTCTTCATATTCATTATGTTACACATACTTGCTGAGACACATACGTTGCTGAGATATGTTTGTATAGAAAAAGAATCTAAATTCCTGCCATTTGATCTTGAATTCAACCACTTTCCTTCTTACAAATCAAACTCATATTTAAGTCTGAAAGTCAGTCGCAAATTAAATGACCAGCTTTgcagacacaaaagcagcaggaacGCAGCAGATACTTGTACATGTATGTCGGGCTCCATCCTGTGATTTATGTAGACTAAGGTAATATTAGCTTGATAAGGAGACAACTAAGATGTACTGGACTAAACACTGAAATGAGAATAAGTCAGAAAGACTCCAGTTTCCATCTGTTGATAATGAAGGCTTCTTTGGTAGGTGTGAAAGATGTCAGCTGTGGGACGTAATCCTGCCTGGAAACTGGTAAATCCACTCGAGAAAACCATAAAAAAGCCAGCTTGTGGAAAAAAGTGTGATTTATGGAATAAATACAGCAGGACTGAAGTTAACTGACCTTTATTTAGTCCTCTTGAACTAAAAAGCTACACTTTAAAGAGAAATGACAGATCTCTTctcaaaaggttctttattctAAAAGAGTATTGCACATCAAGATAAACTCCCACAGGGTCTGGGAGCACTAACTAAACACTGTTCTATCTGTTTAGTGTTAACTACCATCAATCACCTTTATAGCAATTACTGCTAAAGGATCTATGGCAAAGTGAGAACTGCAAAGATGATGATTGTTGCAGAAGTTGGCTCAGAAATCTTGCTGCAGAACTAATCACCCTTCATTTCTCGTTACTGGACAGCAAAACCTTTTTTGGTGCTAATGCTGCTGGGCAACAAAGATAACATGAGTAGCAGCACTGCCAATAATGAACATCTCACTGCAAAGAGtattttaaaaaggataaaTCAGACTTTTTAACAAGTCTGCAGTAACATCAGCTGCCACAAACTGAGGCGAGCTGGTTTGTTGTGCTGGAATGCCAGAGAGAAAAGTGTGttggattcattttcatttcatttaattatttagcACTAAAGCTATAATCTCTAAAATGATTTGTTCTACCTTCAGGAAGCTCTGTATGGTTGTCAAGTCATGCATGCTTTGTCCACCCTAAACTGGTCCAAGTCAAcaaaatgaatatttcagaAGCTAAAATGGACAAAGCCAATACATTTATCAAGTCAATCAAGACAAAAATAAAGGCAGTTAAAGCTTTTTCAGCTCTGTTGGAGTGTTTCCATTAGAccctgttactggtgctgtgtGTGGACACGAGAAGACCTGAATTTCAATGGTTTTGTTCCTCGTAGTGTTGATCAGATGCTGTCTTGTGACTGTCTTGTCTCTGTCATTATCCACGTCTCACTTGCTGATGAGGAAACTACCCAACCATCGAAACTTACAGGCGAACCAGCGACGCAGAGGGCAGAAATATTCAAAGTGAAACTGCTGGAATTCGGGAGTCTTGCGGATGTCTCTCAGTAAGGCAACGTCCAGCTCTGATTCGGTTAGCATgatgagcagcaacagcagtacgAACAACAGCCCCATGGTAACCAGGAACAAACGCAGCACGCTCAGCAAGAACTTGTTCAGTTCCTGCACTTCGCTCTGGGGAGGGGCTCGGTTCCTGACCAGGCCCAACCTTCTCCTGCCAGAATCCCCCATTGGGGCCTCCTTTGACaatgccgctgctgctgccactgcctccTTCGACTCTTCCTTGTCGATGGTGCAGGTGGCGCCATTGAGGTGACGTCCAGGAAGCATCTCCACTCTGTGCTCGTTCACAGGTGTAGGCAGCACGCTGTCTGAAGGACTGTAGATCTCATCTGAGATTATGGCCGAGGTGCTCGCTTCGCCACTGACCACCATGTGGCCCTGAGAGGACATGAAGGAGTCACCATGGGAAATGGAGTGCACTGGCGTCGAGTGAACGCTATCTTGAAGGGACTCCAAGCCTGATGGCGCACAGAAGATAAAATTTTTGCAAACTGCCATTCCCAGTCTCATTCCCTTCAGCTACATCTAATAGAAAAACATCCAGATTTAtaatttgtttgttgttatGTTAAACTTTTTGAACACAACCTCTGGTAAACTGGACATCTGATTACAGAAACTCCATCGTGGGTTTtgcctgcctggctggctgGTGGGCTGAAGCCGTAGTGCTGCTCTGGAGCTCTGTTCTGACCCAAGATGTGACCCTGAAGCAGAGGAATCCCCCCGGCAGGGCAGGAAAGAggggaagcccccccccccccccacagctttACCCAGGAGCCTGGCTCCCAAAGACAACACATGCACCTTCACATCTCGATAGCAGTGATTTATCATGCGCAGGTGAACGTTCACCTTCGTCTCGATCCGGATCAAACACCTGACCTGATAGTTTATGGACATCAGAACACCAAGCCTGATCTGACTCACACTCTTTGTCTCCGCTCAGACTGTCTTCTGCCAGGTAGCTGAGCGACACTCAACCCTGTCTCAGAATGGCAGTGCAGATAAAGAGGAAAGACTGAGTGAAAGACAAGGCTCGGGAATGTGGTTCAGTCGCCCATCCAATCATGGCCCCTGACAGCAGGAGCTATTTTCAGGCTGTGATATTAGTGTCCAGTAGACAtacctgtcacagctgcgggcaaccCCGTCCGTGAGTCCTAGTTTGCCCCACGCACCTGTGGCGAATCAGCACCATAACGAGCCCCCTTTTTAGGTCCCTGCGTTACGCTGCCTGCCCGCCAGATGTGGTTCACATGACTCTCCAGCATTTTCCTGCTTGCCTGTCTGCCTAGTCTCAaccctgcctgtccccgacAAGTCGAACCTGCCTGCTGCTcggtaaattctgtctgccttctgttcctgttaataaagctgtgttcaaccgaactctggtgtcgctcttgggttctcgtctggttCCTGACACATACCAGCACACAAGCAGCAAACACGAGGGGTTTCTCTGGGTGACAGAACATTGAGACCTCCTGTCCGTGCTAGTGACATATGAACAGTAGCCTTGGAAACTCCACAATCACTTTACTTTTCAGCAGGTTGATCAGTTGACAGTAAACTTACTCACAGTGGCAGCACTGAAAAAAGGTTAACGGCCTGTTGGGGGAAACAGGGGGCACTAAGTGCCCTTTAAAAACTGTCATTAGGACTTTTTTACATCACAATAAGCActgggcagtgccgctggattggcagaccggggtggtagtccctctttttaagaagggggaccggagggtgtgttccaactatagggggatcacattcctcagcctccctggtaaggtctattcaggggtactggagaggagggtccgccggatagtcgaacctcggattcaggaggagcaatgtggttttcgtcctgggcgtggaacagtggaccagctctacaccctcagcagggtcttcgagggtgcatgggagtttgcccaaccagtccacatgtgttttgtggacttggagaaggcattcgaccgtgtccctcggggggtcctgtggggggtcctccgagagtatggggtgtcgggcccgctgatacgggctgtccgctccctgtacgatcggtgccagagtttggtccgaattgctggcagtaagtcgaactcgtttccggtgagggttggcctccgccagggctgccctttgtcaccgattctgttcataatttttatggacagaatttctaggtgcagtcatggtgttgaggggatccggtttggtgacctcaggatcgcgtctctgctttttgcggatgatgtggtcctgttggcttcatcggcccgtgacctccaactatcactggatcggttcgccgccgcatgtgaagcggctgggatgagaatcagcacctccaaatccgaggccatggttctcgaccggaaaaaggtggagtgccttctccgggtaaaggaggagatcctgccccaagtggaggagtttaagtacctcggggtcttgttcacgagtgagggaagaatggagcgggagcggcgtccacagtaatgcgggctctgcaccggtccgttgtggtgaagagagggctgagccgaaaggcgaagctctcgatttaccggtcgatcttcgttcctaccctcacctatggtcatgagctttgggtaatgaccgaaagaacaagatcacgggtacaagcggctgaaatgagcttcctccgtagggtggctgggctctcccttagagatagggtgagaagctctgccatccgggaggagctcggagtagagtcgctgctcctccgcgttgagaggagccagatggggtggcttgggcatctagtcaggatgccccctggacgcctccctggtgaggtgttcagggcatgtccctccggtaggagacccccggggagacccaggacacgttggagagactatgtctctcgactggcctgggaacgcctggggatccctccggatgagctggaggaggtagctggggagagggaagtctgggcttctctccttaggctgctgcccccgcgacccgacccctgataagcggtagagaatggatggatggatggatggatggacaataAGCACTGCAAATGCAGGTGGACGTGGAAAACACCAGAATGTGTTTTTGGAGATCATGCATTCAAAATGGAAGAACTATGTTTCACCTAAGTGGAGGCTTCTACCTATAAAATGTATGAGCTTCCAGAAATGATAGAGCACGAACGTCATAACAGACAAGACATCGCTCTTTCAGAGAGAAGTAAACTGAGATAATGTGTGCAAGGAAACCTTTGGGCAACAATAGCCTAATAaattaagtaaataaataaagtatcaTTACAGTCCATTAGACCATAGTTAATAAATTGACTCTAAATGACACTGTGATCTATATTCTCTTCCATATGTATATGTTTAGTCTGGCTAGAAGAGGGGGGTGGACCCACATGAGACTGTCTGAGCCTTAGAAGAGAAGGTTCACCCAACAGGGGCTCCACACTGAGCCCTTCGCTCTACCTGAGTTACAGTCATATACATTTCTGTACTATTTCCACTTTGTGTCATACCCTCCATGATGGAGATGTGCACTGCTCTCCACCGTGTCCTGGGCATGCTGGTGGAACGAGGGCCATGGGTGATTGACGGGCAGCTTCTACTTGGCACCATGCCAGCcctgaacaaaacacacatgtatgAATCACTGTAATCCTGCGTATGAGCTGGAGCAGACATGTTAGAGGAAAAAGTTGGACCTGTGTATCTCTGGTGGGTCTCTCTTAATTTTGGCACTCAGCTCCATAACCTCTTTTGCAACCTTTCcactgaaaaaacaaagaacGACCAAgttgaataaatatttaaacttTATGTACACAGATCCAATTAGTAAACCACCTCTGTGAAAGGTGGAGGACATACCCCGGTAAACTCGGACCTTTAAACATTTAACTGTGTGTCCCAGCAGCATATAGAGCAAATAATTATTCATCATGTTTGCTGATGATGTGTCTTAATTCTTTCAGGGAGTACTGGTCTCCTTGCACATGAGAATGATTGATCCCAATGATCCCGAACTGAGGGAATGTCTAAAAAGTCTTCCCATGATGCCCCGTCTAGACCCAGGATTAGTTATGGTGAAGAGAAATCATCTTACTTTAAccaaggtaagttttctgtgtcaacttgactgtttttcctctcttggagacatttcgccttctatccattaggcttcttcagttctgaacttgctggggacagagcttgaaaatatagcccgtgtggaccattagcatgctaatgatctgggtggtcacctgagagtcattggcagggtcgttggtagggtcattcacctagtttcagttggtgtgtctcccctttgtctgctggctcacatagTGGTGAATCACCAGGtgtcctgaaatggtgtgaactcttggtttgttgttggactgcattgtatgtgggtgataggaaatGCCTTAGTCCACCACCTCTTTTTAAGGATgatttttccaatttgacatggatggcttccttgacacccgtCTCAAACTGGcaatcttctctggccagtacccgtgtttggctgtcctcaaaggagtgcccgctctttTTTGGGTGTAAGTGGACTGAGTTCTGACCTGAAGAAATTAAAATTAGGAGGATTCTCCTAAATCATGACATACCGGTGCAgtttaaacccagcaacacaCTCAAACAGAAGCTGGTACACCtggaggacaagacaccaagacataaacaatgtaatgttgtttatgctgtacagtgctaGGATGCGTGCAagtacattggtgaaaccaaacaacctctccacagaagaatggcacaacacagacgtgccacctcttcagctcaggactctcaggtgaccacccagatcattagcatgctaatggtccacaagggctatattttcaagctctgtcctcAGCAAGTTcaaaactgaagaagccttctggattgAAGGTAAAACgccttcaagagaagaaaaacagtccagttgacacagaaaacttaccttggataactatgacctggatgattgataATCTACACAGAGATCTTACTTTAACTTCTCAGCACCTTTGTTAAGTGGGCTAGTATAGAGTTTGAGTTTTATGAGTCACATAGAATCCATGTAAATTCCGTAAATTCAGAGGGTTCAATGACGTAGCTGACCAGTGTTTGCATGTATGTAAGAATTCCAATAAGGCTGCTTGTTAATCACAGGTTGTGTATTCATACCTGTATCTGAAGCGACTACCCTTGAAGAAAAGATTACTGCTGGACACAGTTCGGACTTGACTTGACTTCTCCAACCTGCCAGTAAAAAGTCAAGAGCAAAACATCATCAACTTGAGCATGTTATTTGTGTTGCTTCTTTGGATCTGAAGCTTTAACTAACTTGTAGAAGGCCTGATTCTCCACCCCACACTTCCACAGATGCTTACAGGCCTCAGGTGTAGGTGCAAAATATGTCAGAATGATCTTTCTGTCCTTAAACAAGACAAAGTATTTTACCCTGTTAACCATCATCACAAATCTACATTTTTATAATGCATATACTCTCGTACCTCCTTCTGATTTGCATATATGTGGAAAGTTTTGGCTTCAAACTTGAGCTTGGTCACCTCGTCCCTGAGTTTGATAcagccagatagacagacaAAGGTTGGGACAAAAAAGTGGAGGGACAAAGAAGTGGATGGATAAATATCGTAAGTATTTTATTATTCTAGAAGTCCAGACACAAGATGCTCACAGAGTTCACAGTGCAAATGtagcatttattttaaagggTTATGAAGCCTTGCATCCGGGTTTTACTGGTCATCTGGGCTCACCATTTGAGGAAATGGATCCTTCTGTTTCCTTGCAGCACAGTGAATCCCAAAGGAGTAAAAGCCAGAAAAGCTGGGTTGCCAGATACATCCTGAGCGAATACATACATGTTTATCTCCTAGAATTATTTTACAGGGACCTTGCTTCATATATTTCTTAACTAAGCAGACACTTTGCATCATTGAACATGagctaaacacacacagtcagaagCTAAAGACCACCTTGCATGGATGCGGATCAACTCCATACGTCTCCAACATCTGAGCCTTTTGAAGGAAATTCAGCTCTGATGTTTCAGGACTCTGAGCTCTGAGATTGAATCAAAAACAAGATGGCAAATGCCGTCTGAGAGTCAGTTTTTCTTTACTTGTATATCCAGtttaacaaaaagaaaatggaggtGCTTGTTTTAATCAGTGGGGCTGTGGCTGTAGTAAATGCATCAAAATAAATAGTTTACTCGCTAGATTGATGGACACTGACTCACATGAACAAGGACAAAAAAATTTATGAAGCTCATTTGCCTTGTAGCACCCTCTTTAATCCAGAAAATCAAAATCCCTCATGCAGCTTTCTAGATCCTTCTGCGCAATGATCATTCTGCTTACAGCATCCGTTTACTAAAGAGACTGAGAACCGTCACCTGCATTTGTGCCTGGAGCTCATCTATGTTGACTGCAGACTATTTCCCATGACCTACACTTAAGGCAGAGAGGACACATCTACAGTAAGTGAACATTACCGATGAGCAGAAATTCACTTCTTGGGAGACATGCAAGCACCAACAGAGGAAGCCACTCTACCATCGTAACATACTGCTACTATGGAAGCTGTTGACGCTTGAGATACAGTATCTGGATAAGCTTTAACAGAAGTGATGGGAGATGAAGTTAGGCACCAGTTGGGGGTCGGACTGATCCATCCCATGATGCAGTCACACATGTTCGCTGAACTCAGCCGTAAGTAACGGTGGGTCTTAATTTCAAAATTGAAAATTCCTTGAGCTGGATATTATTGGGTGTTCACCTGAGTTATGTTGCATATATGTTGCCTTTGATTCTTTATAAAGGTGTCGGTAATGTTGGGAGGACCAGTCAAGAGTTTGGAAGAGTTAAAAGTAAAACTAAGCTCTACGCACCTGACCTGCAAGTGTCAATGAATCTATTTGAATAGGGACATCGAGCATTACGAGACTATTGCGACACTTTGGATTGGGTCAGATGAGGGTTGATGTTAGCGACTTGGGTTAACAGGGAAGAAACCTGCCTGTGATTTAATCATTGATGGTGTTACAGCTAACAAAGCAGCTAAATCCATCAGTGCAGTTGCTCATGTCAGTGACCTTGTTATGACCCTTGCACTGAGcagtacaggta
Proteins encoded in this region:
- the LOC101062330 gene encoding FERM domain-containing protein 5 isoform X2 yields the protein MLTRTSRDFCPFQHWLEFTKSITKQMKSQPPFTMCLRVKFYPPDPAVLKEEITRYLVFLQVKRDLYHGRLLCKTSDAALLAAYILQAEIGDYDPGKHPEGYCSKFQFFPKHSEKLERRIAEIHKTELIAQSPETSELNFLQKAQMLETYGVDPHPCKDVSGNPAFLAFTPLGFTVLQGNRRIHFLKWDEVTKLKFEAKTFHIYANQKEDRKIILTYFAPTPEACKHLWKCGVENQAFYKLEKSSQVRTVSSSNLFFKGSRFRYSGKVAKEVMELSAKIKRDPPEIHRAGMVPSRSCPSITHGPRSTSMPRTRWRAVHISIMEGLESLQDSVHSTPVHSISHGDSFMSSQGHMVVSGEASTSAIISDEIYSPSDSVLPTPVNEHRVEMLPGRHLNGATCTIDKEESKEAVAAAAALSKEAPMGDSGRRRLGLVRNRAPPQSEVQELNKFLLSVLRLFLVTMGLLFVLLLLLIMLTESELDVALLRDIRKTPEFQQFHFEYFCPLRRWFACKFRWLGSFLISK
- the LOC101062330 gene encoding FERM domain-containing protein 5 isoform X1, with the protein product MHCRCAAPPETTSPTRRNKMLSRLMSSSVRSLDRECNCTVRLLDDSEYTCTIQRDAKGQYLFDLICHHLNLLEKDYFGIRYVDPDKQRHWLEFTKSITKQMKSQPPFTMCLRVKFYPPDPAVLKEEITRYLVFLQVKRDLYHGRLLCKTSDAALLAAYILQAEIGDYDPGKHPEGYCSKFQFFPKHSEKLERRIAEIHKTELIAQSPETSELNFLQKAQMLETYGVDPHPCKDVSGNPAFLAFTPLGFTVLQGNRRIHFLKWDEVTKLKFEAKTFHIYANQKEDRKIILTYFAPTPEACKHLWKCGVENQAFYKLEKSSQVRTVSSSNLFFKGSRFRYSGKVAKEVMELSAKIKRDPPEIHRAGMVPSRSCPSITHGPRSTSMPRTRWRAVHISIMEGLESLQDSVHSTPVHSISHGDSFMSSQGHMVVSGEASTSAIISDEIYSPSDSVLPTPVNEHRVEMLPGRHLNGATCTIDKEESKEAVAAAAALSKEAPMGDSGRRRLGLVRNRAPPQSEVQELNKFLLSVLRLFLVTMGLLFVLLLLLIMLTESELDVALLRDIRKTPEFQQFHFEYFCPLRRWFACKFRWLGSFLISK
- the LOC101062330 gene encoding FERM domain-containing protein 5 isoform X4, which encodes MCLRVKFYPPDPAVLKEEITRYLVFLQVKRDLYHGRLLCKTSDAALLAAYILQAEIGDYDPGKHPEGYCSKFQFFPKHSEKLERRIAEIHKTELIAQSPETSELNFLQKAQMLETYGVDPHPCKDVSGNPAFLAFTPLGFTVLQGNRRIHFLKWDEVTKLKFEAKTFHIYANQKEDRKIILTYFAPTPEACKHLWKCGVENQAFYKLEKSSQVRTVSSSNLFFKGSRFRYSGKVAKEVMELSAKIKRDPPEIHRAGMVPSRSCPSITHGPRSTSMPRTRWRAVHISIMEGLESLQDSVHSTPVHSISHGDSFMSSQGHMVVSGEASTSAIISDEIYSPSDSVLPTPVNEHRVEMLPGRHLNGATCTIDKEESKEAVAAAAALSKEAPMGDSGRRRLGLVRNRAPPQSEVQELNKFLLSVLRLFLVTMGLLFVLLLLLIMLTESELDVALLRDIRKTPEFQQFHFEYFCPLRRWFACKFRWLGSFLISK
- the LOC101062330 gene encoding FERM domain-containing protein 5 isoform X3, with product MKSSFCPFQHWLEFTKSITKQMKSQPPFTMCLRVKFYPPDPAVLKEEITRYLVFLQVKRDLYHGRLLCKTSDAALLAAYILQAEIGDYDPGKHPEGYCSKFQFFPKHSEKLERRIAEIHKTELIAQSPETSELNFLQKAQMLETYGVDPHPCKDVSGNPAFLAFTPLGFTVLQGNRRIHFLKWDEVTKLKFEAKTFHIYANQKEDRKIILTYFAPTPEACKHLWKCGVENQAFYKLEKSSQVRTVSSSNLFFKGSRFRYSGKVAKEVMELSAKIKRDPPEIHRAGMVPSRSCPSITHGPRSTSMPRTRWRAVHISIMEGLESLQDSVHSTPVHSISHGDSFMSSQGHMVVSGEASTSAIISDEIYSPSDSVLPTPVNEHRVEMLPGRHLNGATCTIDKEESKEAVAAAAALSKEAPMGDSGRRRLGLVRNRAPPQSEVQELNKFLLSVLRLFLVTMGLLFVLLLLLIMLTESELDVALLRDIRKTPEFQQFHFEYFCPLRRWFACKFRWLGSFLISK